A genomic window from Halogeometricum sp. S3BR5-2 includes:
- a CDS encoding CARDB domain-containing protein yields the protein MSERINVLAVCALLMVVAIIPVGAATITQSTTTAATISIGDEATAAPDGAITAEPGETLTLSVWANASAVSGYQTRLAFDPDVVQVEEVAGSDDFVAPVSNIDNDGGSVTFNQIRDSDGDDPVLAEVTLTVVGEAGGSTLLSFDRSDAETKFATDGGQTFVPQTYRDATVSVEDAPTETETDTETPAPTETETITETPTPTETETATETPAPTETETVTETPAPTETETATETPAPPTETEQPPTTEEPTTTEQPTTAQPTTEQPTTTTEEQTTTTEEQTTTEEQTTTEEQTTTEEQTTTTEQSTETETESSSDSNDENDANDANDASDDDDDDDSGSSSSGGGGGYSAPAEPSLAIESVRLNATNGSVGTSVTVSAVVENTGDADGEMDLRLGVDGNETGDERTVEVEAGETQTVDFSVGFDAPGTYALAVNGVAAGTVTVTADASSETATETSTVEAATTQSAASTTETATVTPSAEPTEPATTTGGSTPGFGFVVTLVAMTLLVGWRAVGRDER from the coding sequence ATGAGCGAGCGAATCAACGTGTTGGCCGTCTGCGCCCTGCTGATGGTGGTCGCCATCATCCCGGTTGGAGCGGCGACGATAACGCAGTCGACGACGACGGCGGCGACGATAAGTATCGGCGACGAGGCGACGGCGGCGCCGGACGGAGCGATAACCGCGGAACCGGGTGAAACCCTCACGCTGAGCGTGTGGGCGAACGCGTCGGCGGTGAGCGGGTACCAGACCAGGCTCGCGTTCGACCCCGACGTCGTGCAGGTCGAAGAGGTAGCGGGAAGCGACGACTTCGTCGCACCCGTCTCGAACATCGACAACGATGGCGGCAGCGTCACGTTCAACCAGATCCGCGACTCGGACGGGGACGACCCCGTTCTGGCCGAAGTAACGCTGACGGTGGTCGGCGAGGCCGGCGGGAGCACCTTGCTCTCGTTCGACCGGTCGGACGCGGAGACGAAGTTCGCCACCGACGGCGGGCAGACGTTCGTCCCGCAGACGTACCGCGACGCGACCGTGAGCGTCGAGGACGCGCCGACGGAGACAGAAACGGACACCGAGACGCCTGCACCGACGGAAACGGAAACGATTACCGAGACACCGACGCCGACGGAGACGGAAACGGCTACCGAGACGCCGGCGCCAACAGAGACGGAAACGGTCACCGAAACGCCTGCACCGACAGAAACGGAAACGGCTACCGAAACGCCTGCGCCGCCGACGGAGACCGAGCAACCGCCCACGACGGAGGAGCCCACGACCACCGAGCAGCCCACGACCGCACAGCCGACGACCGAACAACCGACGACCACGACCGAAGAACAGACCACGACTACTGAAGAGCAAACAACGACCGAAGAACAAACCACGACCGAAGAACAGACGACCACTGAGGAGCAGACCACGACCACCGAACAGTCCACCGAGACCGAGACCGAATCGTCGTCCGACAGTAACGACGAGAACGACGCAAACGACGCAAACGACGCGAGCGACGACGACGATGACGACGACAGCGGAAGCAGCAGTAGCGGTGGCGGCGGTGGCTACTCTGCGCCCGCCGAACCCTCGCTCGCCATCGAGTCGGTGCGGCTCAACGCGACGAACGGAAGCGTCGGCACGTCGGTGACGGTTTCGGCCGTCGTCGAGAACACCGGCGACGCCGACGGCGAGATGGACCTCCGACTCGGCGTCGACGGCAACGAGACGGGCGACGAACGGACCGTCGAAGTCGAGGCCGGAGAGACGCAAACGGTCGACTTCTCGGTCGGATTCGACGCTCCGGGGACGTACGCCCTCGCGGTCAACGGCGTCGCGGCCGGCACCGTGACCGTCACGGCGGACGCGTCGAGCGAGACGGCGACCGAGACGTCGACGGTCGAGGCGGCGACCACGCAGTCCGCGGCGTCGACTACCGAGACGGCGACGGTGACCCCGTCCGCGGAGCCGACGGAACCCGCGACCACGACCGGCGGGAGCACCCCCGGATTCGGGTTCGTGGTCACGCTCGTGGCCATGACTCTGCTGGTCGGGTGGCGCGCGGTCGGCCGCGACGAGCGGTAG
- a CDS encoding ABC transporter substrate-binding protein codes for MREEPTGRDGPTRRRYLRLGGAVVGGSLLAGCTGGNDAGSTAASATDTATTAETEADSEASEGESETESTAAGESYSVSMAPMGEVAFDAVPETVFTRLTHLAGMAFALGRGNSVNAMHAPNYYDGVWNQFTPRLDGVELDWSGLYSSWTPSKEKLYELDSDVHLADPASVFAEDNWGMDDIEEIAENVAPWFGNAYSARHQEPPEEWADRYEYYGLWEMFERVAQVFDAGPQYDALAEVHAGLLDTIESDLPPEGERPSVVMAMPNDFEQIYVYKVTNPGLLTAHTRPLKPVEALGDGVSSGDAIDIEGLLEADPDVILGNGGMAPGTDMAEVRQNLEDDPVAGQLSAVQNGRVYAQAARYQGPILNLFQLEMTAKQLYPDRFGEWPTYTEGPYPELPEDERLFDRQRVADAVNGEV; via the coding sequence ATGCGCGAAGAACCGACCGGTCGAGACGGTCCGACGAGGCGGCGCTACCTCCGCCTCGGCGGTGCGGTCGTCGGCGGGTCACTGCTGGCGGGATGTACGGGCGGAAACGACGCGGGGTCGACGGCGGCGTCGGCGACGGACACCGCGACGACGGCGGAGACGGAAGCCGATTCGGAGGCGAGCGAGGGCGAGAGCGAAACCGAATCGACCGCGGCGGGCGAGTCCTACTCGGTGTCGATGGCGCCGATGGGCGAAGTCGCGTTCGATGCGGTCCCCGAGACTGTTTTCACTCGTCTGACGCATCTGGCCGGGATGGCGTTCGCGCTCGGCCGCGGGAACAGCGTGAACGCGATGCACGCGCCGAACTACTACGACGGCGTGTGGAACCAGTTCACCCCGCGACTCGACGGCGTCGAACTCGACTGGAGCGGGCTGTACTCCTCGTGGACGCCGAGCAAGGAGAAGCTGTACGAGTTGGACTCCGACGTCCACCTGGCGGACCCCGCGAGCGTCTTCGCGGAGGACAACTGGGGGATGGACGACATCGAGGAGATAGCCGAGAACGTGGCTCCGTGGTTCGGGAACGCCTACAGCGCCCGGCACCAAGAACCGCCGGAGGAGTGGGCCGACCGCTACGAGTACTACGGGCTCTGGGAGATGTTCGAGAGGGTGGCGCAGGTCTTCGACGCGGGGCCGCAGTACGACGCGCTGGCGGAGGTGCACGCGGGGTTGCTCGACACTATCGAGTCTGACCTCCCCCCCGAGGGCGAACGGCCGTCGGTCGTGATGGCAATGCCGAACGACTTCGAGCAGATATACGTGTACAAGGTGACGAACCCGGGACTGCTCACGGCGCACACCCGGCCGCTGAAACCCGTCGAGGCGCTCGGCGACGGCGTCTCCTCCGGCGACGCCATCGACATCGAGGGGCTGTTGGAGGCCGACCCGGACGTCATCCTCGGCAACGGCGGGATGGCTCCCGGCACCGACATGGCGGAAGTGCGTCAGAACCTCGAAGACGACCCCGTCGCGGGTCAGCTCTCGGCGGTGCAGAACGGTCGCGTGTACGCCCAAGCGGCGCGCTACCAGGGGCCGATACTCAACCTCTTCCAGTTGGAGATGACGGCCAAACAGCTGTACCCCGACCGATTCGGCGAGTGGCCGACGTACACCGAGGGGCCGTACCCCGAACTCCCCGAGGACGAGCGGTTGTTCGACCGCCAGCGGGTCGCCGACGCCGTCAACGGCGAGGTCTGA
- a CDS encoding universal stress protein: MYEDILIPYDGSEEAKMAARHGIELAAKLGAAVHGLYVIDLPGVPRALSLRDDEEQLRAEYEEYGEKVLDDLCGIASEHGVDCETSMRSGSVSERIVDFADEEGMDAIVMGSAYRGKIGTLLGGTTDKVVRTATVPVITERMKADEL; this comes from the coding sequence ATGTACGAGGACATACTGATACCATACGACGGGAGCGAAGAGGCGAAGATGGCGGCGAGACACGGAATCGAACTCGCGGCGAAACTGGGGGCGGCGGTCCACGGTCTCTACGTCATCGACCTCCCCGGCGTCCCCCGAGCGCTCTCGCTCCGGGACGACGAGGAACAGCTTCGAGCCGAGTACGAGGAGTACGGCGAGAAGGTGCTTGACGACCTGTGCGGCATCGCCTCCGAACACGGCGTCGACTGCGAGACGTCGATGCGGAGCGGGTCGGTCAGCGAGCGCATCGTCGACTTCGCCGACGAGGAGGGGATGGACGCCATCGTGATGGGGTCGGCCTACCGCGGGAAGATCGGCACCCTCCTCGGCGGAACGACGGACAAGGTGGTGCGGACCGCGACGGTTCCGGTCATCACCGAGCGGATGAAGGCCGACGAACTGTAG